The Rissa tridactyla isolate bRisTri1 chromosome 6, bRisTri1.patW.cur.20221130, whole genome shotgun sequence genome includes a region encoding these proteins:
- the LRRTM3 gene encoding leucine-rich repeat transmembrane neuronal protein 3 has product MCLDAGFNVIRLLSGSAVALVIAPTVLLTMLSSAERGCPKGCRCEGKMVYCESQKLQEIPSSISAGCLGLSLRYNSLQKLKYNQFKGLNQLTWLYLDHNHISNIDENAFNGIRRLKELILSSNRISYFLNNTFRPVTNLRNLDLSYNQLQSLGSEQFRGLRKLLSLHLRSNSLRTIPVRIFQDCRNLELLDLGYNRIRSLARNVFAGMIRLKELHLEHNQFSKLNLALFPRLVSLQNLYLQWNKISVIGQTMSWTWSSLQRLDLSGNEIEAFSGPSVFQCVPNLQRLNLDSNKLTFIGQEILDSWISLNDISLAGNIWECSRNICSLVNWLKSFKGLRENTIICASPKELQGVNVIDAVKNYSICGKSTTERFELARALPKPTFKPKLIRPKHDSKPPLPPTIGATESSSEPEHDTEHISFHKIIAGSVALFLSVLVILLVIYVSWKRYPASMKQLQQRSLMRRHRKKKRQSLKQMTPSTQEFYVDYKPTNTETSEMLLNGTGPCTYNKSGSRECEV; this is encoded by the exons ATGTGCCTTGATGCAG gttTCAATGTAATTAGGCTACTGAGCGGATCAGCTGTAGCTCTGGTAATAGCCCCTACTGTATTACTGACAATGCTTTCTTCTGCTGAACGAGGATGCCCTAAGGGCTGTAGGTGTGAAGGCAAAATGGTATATTGTGAATCTCAGAAATTGCAGGAGATTCCCTCAAGTATATCTGCTGGTTGTTTAGGTTTGTCCCTTCGATATAACAGCCTCCAAAAACTAAAATACAATCAATTTAAAGGTCTTAATCAACTCACCTGGCTCTATTTAGACCATAACCACATCAGCAATATTGACGAAAATGCTTTCAATGGAATACGCAGACTAAAAGAGTTGATCTTGAGTTCCAACAGAATCTCCTATTTTCTTAATAATACCTTCAGACCTGTGACAAATCTCCGGAATTTGGATCTGTCATACAATCAGCTGCAGTCTCTGGGATCTGAACAGTTCAGGGGCTTAAGGAAGCTGCTGAGTTTACATTTGCGGTCCAATTCCCTAAGAACCATCCCTGTTCGAATATTTCAAGATTGTAGGAACCTTGAACTGTTGGACCTGGGTTATAATCGCATCCGAAGTTTAGCAAGGAATGTCTTTGCAGGCATGATCAGACTGAAAGAGCTTCATCTGGAGCACAATCAATTTTCTAAGCTCAACCTGGCACTTTTTCCAAGGCTAGTCAGCCTTCAAAACCTTTATTTACAGTGGAATAAAATCAGTGTGATAGGACAAACTATGTCCTGGACCTGGAGCTCATTACAAAGGCTTGATTTATCTGGCAATGAAATAGAAGCTTTCAGTGGACCTAGTgtttttcagtgtgtgcccaATTTACAGCGCCTCAACCTGGATTCAAACAAGCTCACATTTATTGGTCAAGAAATTTTGGATTCTTGGATCTCCCTCAATGACATCAGCCTTGCTGGGAATATATGGGAATGCAGCAGAAACATTTGCTCTCTGGTAAACTGGCTTAAAAGTTTTAAAGGGCTGAGGGAAAATACAATTATTTGTGCCAGCCCCAAAGAGCTGCAAGGGGTGAATGTGATTGATGCAGTGAAAAACTACAGCATCTGTGGCAAAAGTACCACGGAAAGGTTTGAATTAGCACGAGCTCTCCCAAAGCCAACGTTTAAACCAAAACTCATCAGGCCTAAACATGACAGCaagccccctctgcccccaacTATTGGAGCCACTGAATCGAGCTCCGAACCCGAGCACGACACAGAACACATCTCCTTCCATAAAATCATAGCAGGCAGCGTGGCCCTTTTCTTGTCTGTGCTTGTGATCCTGCTGGTAATCTATGTGTCATGGAAGCGTTACCCAGCCAGTatgaagcagctgcagcagcgcTCTCTCATGCGAaggcacaggaaaaagaaaagacagtcgCTGAAGCAAATGACTCCAAGCACACAGGAATTTTATGTAGATTACAAACCTACCAACACTGAAACCAGTGAGATGCTGCTGAATGGAACAGGACCCTGCACGTATAACAAATCAGGCTCCAGGGAATGTGAG